Proteins from a genomic interval of Gadus macrocephalus chromosome 2, ASM3116895v1:
- the si:busm1-163l24.3 gene encoding uncharacterized protein si:busm1-163l24.3 isoform X2 — MADLDRTVRVSGLPTMIEDDRLSDKLLILFLRKKNGGGEIISVAIVEDPRGSALITFEDSRVARRVIQHGQHVLKMDGMQYELTLTPHCEQLKPDMVILSMSVTIDCNQLPLRQIAMKVLLEKYPDIKFKYSTKKLCEITGPYSQVQAALAQLLELPRHQKSEDTSSRVDQAYSCRLDMHAIKKSPLPESLINKPHNSSVCTERTYRDHAAVDYPSTRPGKQKSTTGPFWEEMDKTETGAMQLSNDPKMLDEDLSLVMDSEMFQCLQMHRGKDYQQILSRNGVDVLDVTSEDVTTLFLRCETQLGEVDGGLQRLRSANSQMSQLYQDMAPMIYRVPLLKSTLPNGEVLQRIKDEIGGTHPKLLLNEDDQNIYLIGSYSDTSEAKEVIRDYNEARGVSDQMGGLLRATSLDFNSAYPYEGPPVVHQPIPGSLCCKTDTMLVPDKDENRAEGATKYKPAAQFKYTEPGLLVSQPADLTGAGLRLSPAMLGPQLVPDVLSCTARLTDKGLSRQNTGEDVLSENGIRPSQSSTLGDYEQKFSNSPQIQTLISPSGSVTRPALGAGLGFNYESSSSEISAPKVQTDRRSDDEEPQGRAKYRVRERTDSFSDLKVKARLEIYREQITVPYIMWKYIKEVYQPRFIEVTMAIKVEEQHTDARDATTVFLTSLDPSSVRACQKDLQNIVAKVTADFSQFDLSWTELGISDPGDEILPVLFNEVKSRFKKVSISTSNRLISILGPEHLCSQIASALRKEFSVHQFRYLDNKSASRGKPLL, encoded by the exons atggcagaCTTGGACAGGACGGTAAGAGTGAGCGGTCTGCCAACGATGATTGAGGATGACAGGTTGTCAGACAAGCTACTTATCTTGTTTCTGAGAAAAAAGAATGGGGGCGGAGAAATCATTTCTGTCGCGATTGTTGAAGACCCCCGTGGCTCAGCCCTGATCACCTTTGAAGACAGTAGAG TCGCCCGGAGAGTTATCCAACATGGTCAACACGTTTTAAAAATGGATGGCATGCAGTATGAACTGACCTTAACTCCACATTGTGAGCAACTGAAACCTGATATG GTCATCTTGAGTATGTCGGTAACTATTGACTGTAACCAGCTTCCGTTGAGACAAATAGCCATGAAAGTCCTTCTTGAGAAGTACCCTGACATTAAGTTCAAATATTCTACCAAGAAATTGTGTGAAATCACAGGGCCCTACTCTCAGGTACAAGCAGCTTTGGCACAATTGCTTGAACTTCCCAGACACCAAAAATCGGAGGACACATCGAGCAGAGTTGATCAGGCATACTCTTGTCGCCTTGATATGCACGCAATTAAAAAATCTCCTCTGCCAGAGTCTTTAATCAATAAACCACATAATAGTAGTGTATGCACAGAGCGAACCTATAGGGATCATGCTGCTGTTGACTACCCATCCACCCGACCTGGAAAACAGAAATCAACAACTGGTCCGTTTTGGGAAGAGATGGACAAGACCGAGACTGGGGCCATGCAGCTTTCAAATGATCCTAAAATGTTGGATGAAGATCTCTCCCTAGTGATGGATTCAGAAATGTTTCAGTGTCTGCAGATGCATCGTGGAAAGGATTATCAGCAGATACTCAGTCGGAATGGCGTGGACGTTTTGGATGTAACTTCTGAGGATGTGACCACGTTGTTCCTGCGGTGTGAAACACAGTTAGGGGAGGTTGATGGTGGGCTGCAGCGGCTTAGGTCGGCAAATAGCCAAATGAGTCAGCTTTACCAAGACATGGCGCCTATGATCTATCGTGTTCCCCTGCTTAAAAGCACCCTTCCAAACGGCGAAGTCCTGCAGAGGATAAAGGATGAGATAGGAGGAACACACCCTAAGCTTCTTCTGAATGAGGATGACCAAAACATCTACCTCATCGGGAGCTATAGTGACACATCTGAGGCCAAGGAAGTTATAAGGGACTACAATGAAGCCAGGGGAGTGTCTGACCAGATGGGTGGTCTTCTAAGAGCTACTTCCCTTGACTTCAACTCAGCATATCCATATGAGGGTCCACCTGTTGTTCACCAACCGATACCTGGTTCTCTGTGTTGTAAGACGGATACAATGCTGGTGCCTGACAAGGATGAGAACAGAGCTGAGGGAGCAACAAAATATAAACCAGCAGCCCAGTTTAAGTACACAGAGCCAGGTTTATTAGTGTCTCAGCCAGCAGATTTAACTGGAGCAGGGTTAAGACTATCCCCTGCTATGCTTGGTCCCCAGTTAGTCCCGGATGTTCTTTCATGCACTGCAAGGTTGACTGACAAAGGTCTGTCAAGGCAGAACACTGGAGAGGACGTCCTATCTGAGAATGGAATCAGACCCTCACAGAGTTCAACATTAGGGGACTATGAACAGAAGTTTTCAAATTCTCCCCAAATCCAAACTCTGATCAGTCCATCAGGAAGTGTGACCCGCCCAGCTCTTGGGGCTGGGCTCGGCTTTAACTATGAAAGTAGCTCCTCTGAGATATCAGCTCCCAAGGTCCAAACGGACAGGCGATCGGATGATGAAGAGCCCCAAGGTCGTGCAAAATATAGAGTCAGGGAGCGAACAGATAGTTTCAGTGACCTCAAAGTCAAGGCCAGGTTGGAAATATATCGTGAACAAATAACGGTTCCCTATATTATGTGGAAGTACATAAAAGAGGTATATCAGCCTCGATTTATAGAAGTTACCATGGCAATAAAGGTAGAAGAGCAGCACACAGATGCTAGGGATGCTACTACAGTCTTCTTGACATCTCTTGACCCTTCCAGTGTGAGAGCTTGTCAGAAAGATTTACAGAACATTGTTGCCAAGGTTACTGCTGATTTCTCTCAGTTTGATCTGAGTTGGACAGAGTTGGGTATCTCCGACCCAGGAGATGAAATTCTACCTGTACTCTTTAATGAAGTGAAGAGTAGATTCAAGAAGGTTTCCATATCCACATCAAATAGGCTCATATCTATTCTCGGTCCAGAACACTTGTGTTCTCAGATTGCTAGTGCTCTGAGGAAAGAATTTTCTGTACATCAGTTCAGATACCTGGACAACAAAAGTGCTTCTCGAGGGAAGCCTCTACTCTAG
- the si:busm1-163l24.3 gene encoding uncharacterized protein si:busm1-163l24.3 isoform X1 produces MADLDRTVRVSGLPTMIEDDRLSDKLLILFLRKKNGGGEIISVAIVEDPRGSALITFEDSRGKIRSPSGNLTHTVARRVIQHGQHVLKMDGMQYELTLTPHCEQLKPDMVILSMSVTIDCNQLPLRQIAMKVLLEKYPDIKFKYSTKKLCEITGPYSQVQAALAQLLELPRHQKSEDTSSRVDQAYSCRLDMHAIKKSPLPESLINKPHNSSVCTERTYRDHAAVDYPSTRPGKQKSTTGPFWEEMDKTETGAMQLSNDPKMLDEDLSLVMDSEMFQCLQMHRGKDYQQILSRNGVDVLDVTSEDVTTLFLRCETQLGEVDGGLQRLRSANSQMSQLYQDMAPMIYRVPLLKSTLPNGEVLQRIKDEIGGTHPKLLLNEDDQNIYLIGSYSDTSEAKEVIRDYNEARGVSDQMGGLLRATSLDFNSAYPYEGPPVVHQPIPGSLCCKTDTMLVPDKDENRAEGATKYKPAAQFKYTEPGLLVSQPADLTGAGLRLSPAMLGPQLVPDVLSCTARLTDKGLSRQNTGEDVLSENGIRPSQSSTLGDYEQKFSNSPQIQTLISPSGSVTRPALGAGLGFNYESSSSEISAPKVQTDRRSDDEEPQGRAKYRVRERTDSFSDLKVKARLEIYREQITVPYIMWKYIKEVYQPRFIEVTMAIKVEEQHTDARDATTVFLTSLDPSSVRACQKDLQNIVAKVTADFSQFDLSWTELGISDPGDEILPVLFNEVKSRFKKVSISTSNRLISILGPEHLCSQIASALRKEFSVHQFRYLDNKSASRGKPLL; encoded by the exons atggcagaCTTGGACAGGACGGTAAGAGTGAGCGGTCTGCCAACGATGATTGAGGATGACAGGTTGTCAGACAAGCTACTTATCTTGTTTCTGAGAAAAAAGAATGGGGGCGGAGAAATCATTTCTGTCGCGATTGTTGAAGACCCCCGTGGCTCAGCCCTGATCACCTTTGAAGACAGTAGAG GTAAGATAAGATCTCCTTCTGGTAATCTTACTCACACAGTCGCCCGGAGAGTTATCCAACATGGTCAACACGTTTTAAAAATGGATGGCATGCAGTATGAACTGACCTTAACTCCACATTGTGAGCAACTGAAACCTGATATG GTCATCTTGAGTATGTCGGTAACTATTGACTGTAACCAGCTTCCGTTGAGACAAATAGCCATGAAAGTCCTTCTTGAGAAGTACCCTGACATTAAGTTCAAATATTCTACCAAGAAATTGTGTGAAATCACAGGGCCCTACTCTCAGGTACAAGCAGCTTTGGCACAATTGCTTGAACTTCCCAGACACCAAAAATCGGAGGACACATCGAGCAGAGTTGATCAGGCATACTCTTGTCGCCTTGATATGCACGCAATTAAAAAATCTCCTCTGCCAGAGTCTTTAATCAATAAACCACATAATAGTAGTGTATGCACAGAGCGAACCTATAGGGATCATGCTGCTGTTGACTACCCATCCACCCGACCTGGAAAACAGAAATCAACAACTGGTCCGTTTTGGGAAGAGATGGACAAGACCGAGACTGGGGCCATGCAGCTTTCAAATGATCCTAAAATGTTGGATGAAGATCTCTCCCTAGTGATGGATTCAGAAATGTTTCAGTGTCTGCAGATGCATCGTGGAAAGGATTATCAGCAGATACTCAGTCGGAATGGCGTGGACGTTTTGGATGTAACTTCTGAGGATGTGACCACGTTGTTCCTGCGGTGTGAAACACAGTTAGGGGAGGTTGATGGTGGGCTGCAGCGGCTTAGGTCGGCAAATAGCCAAATGAGTCAGCTTTACCAAGACATGGCGCCTATGATCTATCGTGTTCCCCTGCTTAAAAGCACCCTTCCAAACGGCGAAGTCCTGCAGAGGATAAAGGATGAGATAGGAGGAACACACCCTAAGCTTCTTCTGAATGAGGATGACCAAAACATCTACCTCATCGGGAGCTATAGTGACACATCTGAGGCCAAGGAAGTTATAAGGGACTACAATGAAGCCAGGGGAGTGTCTGACCAGATGGGTGGTCTTCTAAGAGCTACTTCCCTTGACTTCAACTCAGCATATCCATATGAGGGTCCACCTGTTGTTCACCAACCGATACCTGGTTCTCTGTGTTGTAAGACGGATACAATGCTGGTGCCTGACAAGGATGAGAACAGAGCTGAGGGAGCAACAAAATATAAACCAGCAGCCCAGTTTAAGTACACAGAGCCAGGTTTATTAGTGTCTCAGCCAGCAGATTTAACTGGAGCAGGGTTAAGACTATCCCCTGCTATGCTTGGTCCCCAGTTAGTCCCGGATGTTCTTTCATGCACTGCAAGGTTGACTGACAAAGGTCTGTCAAGGCAGAACACTGGAGAGGACGTCCTATCTGAGAATGGAATCAGACCCTCACAGAGTTCAACATTAGGGGACTATGAACAGAAGTTTTCAAATTCTCCCCAAATCCAAACTCTGATCAGTCCATCAGGAAGTGTGACCCGCCCAGCTCTTGGGGCTGGGCTCGGCTTTAACTATGAAAGTAGCTCCTCTGAGATATCAGCTCCCAAGGTCCAAACGGACAGGCGATCGGATGATGAAGAGCCCCAAGGTCGTGCAAAATATAGAGTCAGGGAGCGAACAGATAGTTTCAGTGACCTCAAAGTCAAGGCCAGGTTGGAAATATATCGTGAACAAATAACGGTTCCCTATATTATGTGGAAGTACATAAAAGAGGTATATCAGCCTCGATTTATAGAAGTTACCATGGCAATAAAGGTAGAAGAGCAGCACACAGATGCTAGGGATGCTACTACAGTCTTCTTGACATCTCTTGACCCTTCCAGTGTGAGAGCTTGTCAGAAAGATTTACAGAACATTGTTGCCAAGGTTACTGCTGATTTCTCTCAGTTTGATCTGAGTTGGACAGAGTTGGGTATCTCCGACCCAGGAGATGAAATTCTACCTGTACTCTTTAATGAAGTGAAGAGTAGATTCAAGAAGGTTTCCATATCCACATCAAATAGGCTCATATCTATTCTCGGTCCAGAACACTTGTGTTCTCAGATTGCTAGTGCTCTGAGGAAAGAATTTTCTGTACATCAGTTCAGATACCTGGACAACAAAAGTGCTTCTCGAGGGAAGCCTCTACTCTAG